The proteins below come from a single Oxyura jamaicensis isolate SHBP4307 breed ruddy duck chromosome 1, BPBGC_Ojam_1.0, whole genome shotgun sequence genomic window:
- the SFT2D2 gene encoding vesicle transport protein SFT2B codes for MLGLVVPEHGKGRAQPGGMDKLKRVLSGQDADDQGRLAEVIDATSLGWGTRVKGFIACFAIGCLFSVLGSCLLWIPHKGLVLFAAFYTLGNIASIGSTFFLMGPMKQLKRMFEPTRLIATVVMLLCLVLTLCSAFWWHKKGLALIFCILQFFALAWYNISFIPFARDAVKKCVSVCLS; via the exons ATGCTGGGGCTCGTAGTCCCCGAGCACGGGAAGGGCCGGGCCCAGCCGGGCGGCATGGACAAGCTAAAGCGGGTGCTGAGCGGCCAGGACGCGGACGATCAGGGCAGGCTGGCCGAG GTTATCGATGCGACTTCCTTAGGTTGGGGCACCAGAGTGAAAGGCTTCATTGCTTGTTTTGCAATAGGATGCCTGTTCTCTGTCTTG GGTAGTTGCCTGCTCTGGATACCACATAAAGGGCTGGTACTCTTTGCAGCATTTTATACGCTGGGGAATATCGCGTCTATTGGGAG cacTTTCTTTCTTATGGGACCAATGAAGCAATTGAAAAGGATGTTTGAGCCTACTCGTTTGATTGCTACTGTTGTTATGCTA ttGTGTCTCGTACTAACACTATGTTCTGCTTTTTGG TGGCATAAAAAAGGACTCGCACTGATTTTCTGCATCTTACAGTTTTTTGCCTTGGCATG GTACAACATTTCCTTCATACCTTTTGCAAG GGATGCTGTGAAGAaatgtgtgtctgtctgtctgtcctga